AGAAGGTCAGGGTAATCAAATACAGACACGGTAAAGGCGAATAAAGAAACGGGGGCGGCCTTCGGCCGCCCCCGTCGAACTACATCGGTTTTTAAGCCGCACCACGCGCAGGTCAGTATTTGAAGTAGCTCTGCGGGGTACCCGTCACTATGTACTTCACGGCCTCGTTTATGCAGGTCCTTATGGCCTTCTCCATGGGTGTCTTGGCGTAGCTCGAAAGCCCGACCCCGAGCCCAACGTTCCCGGTCACGCCTCCCAGAAGGACCCCGAGGTTCACGTCCTTGGCAATGCCCTCGACGCGCGTGGCCGAGAGTATCTCGGAGGTCGCCGCGTCGATGATGCGTATATCCATTGCCATGTAGGACTTCTTGTATCCGCCGAGCACCCCTCCGAGCACCCCTCCTCCTATGCCGCCGATACCGCCGCCCATGCCTGTTGCATCGGGCTCCCAGCCCGTGATGGCGGCGACGACCAAGAGCTCCGCTCCCTTTACCTTGCCCTTCTTAATGGCGGTCTCCTTCTCGACGTAGCCCTCTTCGGCAAGCGCCATCTCGCCCTTCAAGGACTCGAACTCCTGGCGCTCGAGCACGCGGTAGCGGCCGCTCTGCACAAGTGAAGTGGTAAGCATGTCCTTAAGGCCCGTCATGTAGTTGGACTGCTGGTGGGTTATGATAATAGGCTTGCCGTGGCCCCTGCCCCTGCCCCTGTTCCCCATCCCGCTTATGGTGGTGGTGGATGTGCTCGACCCTCCCCCGACCTTCCAGTCGAACTTGGCCACGGCCACGGAGGCCCTGGGGCCGTGGTAGGGGG
The Thermodesulfobacteriota bacterium DNA segment above includes these coding regions:
- a CDS encoding CsgG/HfaB family protein — its product is MKRSIVLVVPFLLLLFSVGGCMEGMVQPQATVDPGLQAQMAPYHGPRASVAVAKFDWKVGGGSSTSTTTISGMGNRGRGRGHGKPIIITHQQSNYMTGLKDMLTTSLVQSGRYRVLERQEFESLKGEMALAEEGYVEKETAIKKGKVKGAELLVVAAITGWEPDATGMGGGIGGIGGGVLGGVLGGYKKSYMAMDIRIIDAATSEILSATRVEGIAKDVNLGVLLGGVTGNVGLGVGLSSYAKTPMEKAIRTCINEAVKYIVTGTPQSYFKY